A region of Oceanicoccus sp. KOV_DT_Chl DNA encodes the following proteins:
- a CDS encoding hydroxymethylglutaryl-CoA lyase — MSIFYPKQVHIVEVGPRDGLQNEKQAIDTSIKVALIEKLTEAGVQYVESGSFVNPKWVPQMAGSEAVFTELTRVKGVTYAALTPNLQGFERALSVHVDEVAIFAAASETFSQKNINCSIAESISRFEPVIAAASEHNIPVRGYISCVAGCPYEGDIASEAVAKVAAQLSAMGCYEVSLGDTIGTGSAGSVSAMLDKVISAVPADKLAVHFHDTYGQALTNIFVALQKGISVIDSSVAGLGGCPYAKGASGNVATEDVVYMLNGLNIHTGINLDKLIDAGNFISAALGRDNQSKVARALISKR, encoded by the coding sequence ATGAGTATTTTCTACCCTAAACAAGTTCATATTGTTGAAGTAGGCCCTCGCGATGGCTTACAAAATGAAAAACAAGCGATTGATACCAGCATCAAAGTCGCGCTGATTGAAAAACTGACTGAAGCTGGTGTGCAGTATGTAGAATCCGGTAGTTTTGTTAATCCTAAATGGGTGCCACAAATGGCTGGTAGCGAAGCAGTATTCACGGAGCTAACACGAGTCAAAGGAGTAACCTATGCCGCGCTAACACCGAACTTGCAGGGCTTTGAACGGGCCCTATCCGTGCATGTCGATGAGGTCGCCATCTTTGCGGCCGCTTCCGAAACATTCAGTCAGAAAAATATTAATTGCTCTATTGCCGAAAGTATTTCTCGATTTGAACCCGTAATAGCAGCTGCCAGTGAACATAATATTCCCGTACGAGGTTATATATCCTGCGTCGCCGGCTGCCCTTATGAAGGTGATATTGCATCGGAAGCCGTGGCCAAAGTCGCCGCCCAACTATCTGCCATGGGCTGTTATGAAGTGTCTTTGGGTGACACTATTGGCACCGGTTCCGCTGGGAGCGTCAGTGCCATGCTAGATAAAGTAATAAGCGCAGTACCTGCCGATAAGTTGGCCGTACACTTTCATGATACCTACGGCCAGGCGCTAACAAATATTTTTGTGGCATTACAAAAAGGGATTAGCGTTATTGATAGCTCAGTGGCTGGTTTGGGCGGCTGCCCTTACGCTAAAGGCGCTTCCGGCAACGTGGCTACTGAGGACGTGGTCTATATGCTTAACGGTCTAAATATCCACACAGGCATTAATTTAGACAAACTCATCGATGCCGGTAATTTTATTTCTGCTGCGTTAGGTAGAGATAATCAGTCAAAAGTTGCGCGGGCGCTGATCAGTAAGCGTTAA
- the ampE gene encoding regulatory signaling modulator protein AmpE: MEFLSLLIVLGLLQVWGSGGPVQQDQWLHQWYNRVSGWLSAGHSRLIAVVVMPVILLILIAGILDDALFGLPLLIVTVVVLLYSLGRGDYSDRLTHYLTAWNQGNFESAYEQAMAIGDFEQSDAIADHESLHEHVRRAYLYDGFERWFAVVFWFLLLGPVVALVYRLSYLLGREQWVDAEERQLALRLVHYLDWLPVRLLVLSFSLTGNFVNSFSQCWQQFFVNQPSSELLDECAVAAINNSGHKRACPTDPEHCIEYGREELLALQGLLSRSVICWVVVAALLIIL; the protein is encoded by the coding sequence ATGGAATTTCTAAGTTTATTAATCGTTTTAGGGTTGTTGCAAGTATGGGGCTCTGGTGGGCCGGTGCAGCAAGATCAATGGCTTCATCAATGGTATAACAGAGTCAGTGGCTGGTTATCCGCCGGTCATAGCCGTTTGATTGCGGTGGTGGTAATGCCAGTTATTTTGCTGATTCTTATAGCTGGAATTTTGGATGATGCGTTGTTTGGATTGCCATTACTGATTGTTACAGTAGTAGTATTGTTATACAGCTTGGGACGTGGCGATTACAGTGATCGGCTGACACATTATTTAACTGCCTGGAATCAGGGTAATTTTGAAAGTGCTTACGAGCAGGCAATGGCAATTGGTGATTTTGAACAAAGCGATGCTATTGCCGATCACGAATCGCTACATGAACATGTACGGCGGGCGTATTTATACGATGGTTTTGAACGTTGGTTTGCAGTGGTTTTCTGGTTTTTATTGTTGGGACCAGTAGTCGCTTTAGTTTATCGTTTAAGTTATTTGTTGGGCCGTGAACAGTGGGTTGACGCTGAGGAGCGGCAGCTTGCTTTACGCTTGGTGCACTACCTTGATTGGTTGCCCGTGCGTTTACTTGTTTTGTCTTTCTCATTGACAGGTAATTTTGTGAACAGCTTTAGTCAGTGTTGGCAGCAGTTTTTTGTCAATCAACCCAGTTCTGAATTATTAGATGAATGTGCTGTTGCCGCTATCAACAATAGTGGTCATAAACGTGCTTGCCCGACAGATCCTGAACATTGCATTGAATATGGTCGAGAAGAATTGTTAGCACTGCAAGGCTTGTTATCCCGTAGTGTAATTTGTTGGGTAGTCGTGGCAGCGTTGTTGATTATTTTGTAG
- the ampD gene encoding 1,6-anhydro-N-acetylmuramyl-L-alanine amidase AmpD → MNSINLPEPHWLPAVRQVPSPNYNQRPVDTKISLLVIHNISLPAGEFGSDCVEQLFTNCLDCSERDDFASLQGLEVSAHLFIDRLGRVTQFVPLNYRAWHAGESCFEGRSGCNDFSIGIELEGTDECPYTEHQYKSLRQMTRQIIKAYPAIIRRNIVGHSDIAPMRKTDPGPAFNWDYFFNQL, encoded by the coding sequence TTGAATTCAATTAATTTACCTGAACCACACTGGTTACCTGCGGTGCGACAAGTGCCGTCGCCAAACTATAATCAACGTCCCGTTGATACTAAAATCAGCCTTCTGGTAATTCATAATATTAGTTTACCAGCGGGTGAGTTTGGTAGTGATTGTGTTGAACAGCTATTTACCAACTGCCTCGATTGTAGTGAGCGAGATGATTTTGCCAGTTTGCAGGGGCTGGAAGTCTCTGCGCATTTGTTTATTGATCGCCTGGGTCGGGTGACCCAATTTGTGCCATTGAATTATCGCGCCTGGCATGCGGGGGAGTCCTGTTTTGAGGGACGCTCGGGCTGTAATGATTTTAGTATCGGTATTGAGTTGGAGGGAACCGACGAATGTCCCTATACTGAGCATCAATATAAATCTTTGCGGCAAATGACTCGCCAGATAATAAAGGCCTATCCCGCAATTATCCGTCGCAATATTGTCGGGCATAGTGATATTGCTCCTATGCGTAAAACTGATCCGGGCCCAGCGTTTAACTGGGATTATTTTTTTAACCAACTGTAG
- a CDS encoding DUF1631 domain-containing protein → MVDTKNVVKLSDHAAKTSDPSALLVRLPAPFAQMKDKGKQSLQPLLQSLFDNIDDALFELADRAEANAEQNMYFESMREVRIKRRGMELAFGKGIDSAFATLLASPNEPPVLNESAKISTESWSLVNDDELEELVASDNMVAKAERQFALELKQLTTRLNTLIISQDVTEKNNPFSPAVICQSFIDICKSLELDIKAKLVLFKLFDRYVMSGLSTVYKCCNDILVDGGIMPNIEQQQNNGAKKPTNAVAAEQAQAQSSTNTDVFSDLQNLLHHMPQVTNTNASSGLVAPGQAPQIPRETLLQLLQAVQKSLLGNMENQLQSALQGVGPQQLDVQQYLSSILNAKMPNKALSIGQIDDDAINLVAMLFQFILDDRNLAPPMKALIARLQIPIIKVAMQDKSFFSKGGHPARKLLNEIANASLGWVPTANIDRDPLYKKVSDVIGRIVAEYDGSNDLFPEVLADFMAFQEMDQRRINLVEQRTINAEDGRAKSEAARNRVQAVLNEKVAGKELPVVVVTLLEQAWSNVLFLICLKEGEETNQWQQALEVVDDLLWTVQPVENTESRQKLLAMMPKLLERLRAGLTRISFDPFEMNQLFTDLEVIHLNQLQSFKQQGESGANATTKVAKQQTIAKQNRAIEQTLDQMLDGRDAGKVSLEQLDAELDQQLAEFDALGDLVASAAEEFDPQTPKMVKTEAPAQTADAKLERRVVEKLVVNGASEDTGAVIESLSADDPCLQQVDAMSTGLWMELYQDDGKKFRCRLAAIIRATNKYIFVNRSGMKVAEYTRMSLAVAMKKEQIGMLDDGQLFDRALESVIGNLRNMKTGNG, encoded by the coding sequence ATGGTAGACACAAAAAACGTTGTAAAACTTAGCGATCACGCGGCCAAGACTAGTGACCCGAGCGCGTTATTAGTTCGTTTGCCTGCACCATTTGCGCAGATGAAGGATAAAGGTAAGCAGTCCTTGCAGCCATTACTACAGTCCTTATTCGATAATATCGACGATGCGTTATTTGAATTGGCTGATCGTGCAGAAGCTAATGCTGAACAAAATATGTATTTTGAATCGATGCGGGAAGTCAGAATAAAGCGCCGCGGTATGGAATTGGCTTTTGGCAAAGGTATTGATTCTGCATTTGCCACTCTGTTGGCTAGTCCAAATGAGCCGCCTGTGCTGAATGAATCAGCCAAGATTTCCACAGAAAGCTGGTCACTGGTTAATGATGATGAGCTGGAAGAGTTGGTCGCATCAGACAATATGGTTGCCAAGGCAGAGCGTCAGTTTGCGCTAGAGTTGAAGCAGCTCACCACGCGTTTAAATACCTTGATTATCTCTCAGGATGTTACAGAGAAGAATAATCCTTTTAGTCCCGCGGTTATTTGTCAGTCATTTATTGATATTTGCAAGTCGTTAGAACTGGATATCAAAGCCAAACTGGTGTTGTTTAAATTATTTGATCGCTATGTCATGTCTGGCTTGTCGACAGTATATAAATGCTGTAATGATATTCTGGTCGATGGCGGCATCATGCCTAATATCGAACAGCAGCAAAATAATGGTGCGAAAAAACCTACAAATGCAGTGGCTGCTGAGCAAGCTCAGGCACAGTCTTCGACCAATACCGATGTATTTTCTGATTTGCAAAACTTATTACACCATATGCCGCAAGTGACTAATACTAATGCGAGTAGTGGTTTGGTGGCACCTGGCCAGGCACCGCAAATTCCCCGTGAAACTTTATTGCAATTATTGCAAGCGGTACAAAAATCGTTGCTGGGCAACATGGAAAATCAGTTGCAGTCGGCGCTGCAAGGTGTTGGCCCTCAGCAATTAGATGTGCAGCAATATTTAAGTAGTATCCTCAATGCGAAAATGCCGAATAAGGCATTAAGTATTGGTCAGATTGATGATGATGCGATTAATTTGGTCGCAATGCTATTTCAATTTATTCTGGATGATCGCAATCTCGCCCCCCCAATGAAAGCACTGATTGCTCGCCTGCAGATTCCAATTATTAAAGTGGCGATGCAAGATAAATCTTTTTTCAGTAAAGGTGGGCATCCAGCCAGAAAATTATTGAATGAAATTGCCAATGCCAGTTTAGGTTGGGTACCAACGGCCAATATTGATCGAGATCCGCTCTATAAAAAAGTATCTGATGTTATTGGCCGCATCGTTGCTGAATACGATGGAAGTAATGATTTATTTCCTGAAGTACTTGCTGATTTTATGGCTTTCCAGGAAATGGATCAGCGTCGTATCAACTTGGTCGAGCAGCGTACAATTAATGCTGAAGATGGTCGTGCTAAATCTGAAGCGGCTCGCAACCGAGTGCAGGCAGTACTGAATGAAAAGGTTGCTGGTAAAGAGTTACCCGTGGTTGTGGTTACATTGCTAGAGCAGGCATGGAGTAATGTACTGTTTCTTATTTGCTTGAAGGAAGGTGAAGAAACTAACCAATGGCAGCAGGCTTTAGAAGTAGTCGATGACTTGCTGTGGACAGTGCAGCCGGTAGAAAACACGGAGTCGCGGCAGAAGTTGCTAGCCATGATGCCCAAGTTGTTAGAAAGATTACGGGCAGGATTAACCCGAATTTCGTTTGACCCTTTCGAAATGAATCAGTTATTTACCGATCTCGAAGTCATTCATCTCAATCAATTGCAGTCGTTTAAACAGCAGGGTGAGTCGGGCGCAAACGCTACAACTAAAGTAGCCAAGCAACAAACTATTGCCAAGCAAAATCGTGCTATTGAGCAAACGCTGGACCAAATGTTAGATGGCCGTGATGCCGGTAAAGTGTCGTTGGAGCAGCTGGATGCTGAATTAGACCAGCAGCTGGCAGAATTTGATGCGCTGGGTGATTTAGTGGCCAGTGCTGCGGAGGAGTTTGATCCACAGACGCCAAAAATGGTTAAAACTGAAGCGCCAGCTCAGACTGCTGATGCCAAACTCGAACGTCGGGTTGTTGAGAAACTGGTGGTGAATGGCGCTAGCGAAGATACCGGTGCAGTGATTGAAAGCTTGTCTGCAGATGATCCTTGTTTACAGCAGGTTGATGCCATGTCGACGGGACTTTGGATGGAATTGTACCAGGATGACGGTAAAAAATTCCGCTGTCGCTTGGCGGCTATTATCCGTGCTACCAATAAATATATTTTCGTCAATCGTTCTGGAATGAAAGTCGCCGAATATACGCGGATGTCTTTAGCCGTAGCGATGAAGAAAGAGCAGATCGGGATGCTGGATGACGGTCAATTGTTTGATCGTGCGCTGGAGTCGGTCATTGGTAATTTACGTAACATGAAGACCGGTAATGGTTAG
- a CDS encoding TIGR02281 family clan AA aspartic protease, with product MSTPTEPNASNTPKRMGLAMFILAWLVLLAMLITFFDGWIDEQVNPNQQPLSEISSTGITEVILMPNRQHHYVTNGFINGHKVVFLLDTGATDVVIPSKLAASIGLVAGRKQLANTANGTVTVANTELDSVQIGGIKLYRIRASINPGMRDNMVLLGMSALREIEFAQRGDALILRQ from the coding sequence ATGAGTACTCCTACCGAACCGAATGCAAGCAATACCCCTAAAAGAATGGGCCTCGCCATGTTTATTCTGGCCTGGCTGGTTTTGCTAGCCATGCTGATCACCTTTTTTGATGGCTGGATAGACGAACAAGTTAACCCTAATCAACAGCCGCTAAGCGAAATCAGCAGCACCGGCATCACTGAAGTCATCCTGATGCCCAACCGGCAGCATCACTATGTCACCAATGGCTTTATCAACGGCCACAAAGTCGTCTTCCTGCTGGACACTGGCGCCACTGACGTAGTGATTCCCAGCAAACTAGCCGCAAGCATTGGCCTGGTTGCTGGTAGAAAACAGCTTGCCAATACTGCGAACGGTACGGTAACTGTAGCCAATACAGAGCTTGATAGTGTACAAATTGGCGGCATCAAACTTTACCGCATTCGTGCCAGCATCAACCCGGGCATGCGCGATAATATGGTATTGCTAGGCATGAGCGCATTACGGGAAATTGAATTTGCCCAGCGCGGCGACGCACTTATTCTTAGACAATAG
- the nadC gene encoding carboxylating nicotinate-nucleotide diphosphorylase — MSQANTLPAYAQQDLEITVKRALQEDIGDGDITARLIPAEQQATARVITREAAILCGQAWVNEVFRQIDPNVQIKWHAEDGAQVEANQTLFELSGLARSLLTGERAALNFLQLLSGTATTCQRYANIVKATKVKLLDTRKTIPGLRNAQKYAVTQGGCYNHRIGLYDAFLIKENHIAACGGIAQAIATAKEQEPNKPVEVEVENLDELTQALDAGADIVMLDNFTESLMKEAVVLNSGKAKLEASGGITTDTLLMYANTGVDYISIGVLTKDCRAVDLSMRVG, encoded by the coding sequence ATGAGCCAAGCTAACACCCTCCCTGCCTACGCCCAACAGGACCTCGAAATTACTGTCAAGCGCGCCCTACAAGAAGATATTGGTGACGGCGACATCACCGCGCGCCTGATTCCTGCCGAGCAACAGGCGACCGCTAGAGTAATCACCCGGGAAGCAGCGATATTATGTGGCCAGGCATGGGTCAATGAAGTGTTTCGGCAAATTGACCCCAATGTACAGATAAAGTGGCATGCCGAGGATGGCGCGCAAGTCGAAGCCAACCAAACCCTGTTTGAATTATCCGGATTAGCCAGAAGCCTGCTAACTGGTGAACGTGCCGCCCTTAACTTCCTACAGCTATTGTCTGGCACAGCCACGACCTGCCAACGCTACGCCAATATTGTTAAAGCCACCAAAGTAAAACTGTTAGACACCCGCAAAACCATCCCCGGCTTACGTAACGCCCAAAAATACGCAGTCACCCAAGGAGGATGCTACAACCATAGGATCGGACTCTATGATGCCTTCCTAATCAAAGAAAATCATATTGCTGCCTGCGGCGGTATAGCTCAGGCCATCGCCACGGCTAAAGAGCAGGAACCCAATAAACCTGTCGAAGTCGAGGTCGAAAACCTGGATGAATTAACCCAAGCGCTTGATGCCGGTGCCGATATCGTAATGCTGGATAATTTCACTGAATCACTGATGAAAGAAGCCGTTGTCTTAAACAGCGGCAAGGCCAAACTCGAAGCCAGCGGCGGCATTACCACCGACACATTACTAATGTACGCAAATACAGGAGTGGATTATATTTCTATTGGGGTGCTGACCAAAGACTGCCGGGCGGTGGATTTGTCAATGCGGGTTGGGTAA
- a CDS encoding glycosyltransferase family 4 protein has product MEKSKRKIGSVSIVEMTTTYPLSPEDCQPDFIQSLCLRLAENINVNVLAPSSSLMNKHVDTDVGLVKVVYYRYFFKGLEQLCYGAGINANIKEKPWRLLLVPLLLAGQLLALSKMTRNSNIDLLHAHWIIPQGLVAVIYKKIFKAKEKILITAHGGDLYSLKSNLLVKLKCWVLNNADHITVVSSPMQSYCINQLGIEANKLSVLPMGVDIAGRFSIKQPVLRASNAMIFVGRLVDKKGVATLLKALAELGRDDWSLKIIGDGPLMPLLVDLCRKLNLDTKVEFLGAVHNTLIADYLYAADIAVMPFEIANDGDQEGLGLTTVEAMACGCAVVVADLPVVADVVTDGVDGLLFQSSNQASLRQTLNRLLADQDLKARLQAASRASVLARFDWQTIGNQYADLIENMCRK; this is encoded by the coding sequence TTGGAAAAGAGTAAGAGAAAAATTGGGTCGGTTTCTATAGTTGAAATGACGACAACATATCCTTTGAGTCCAGAGGATTGTCAGCCTGATTTTATTCAGAGCCTTTGTCTTCGTCTAGCAGAAAATATTAATGTGAACGTTCTCGCTCCATCATCTTCGCTAATGAATAAACATGTTGATACTGATGTTGGTCTGGTGAAGGTCGTTTATTATCGATATTTTTTTAAAGGTCTAGAGCAGCTTTGCTATGGTGCCGGTATTAATGCCAATATAAAGGAAAAACCATGGCGTTTATTGCTAGTTCCTTTGTTGTTGGCAGGGCAGCTGCTTGCGCTGAGTAAGATGACTAGAAATAGCAATATCGATCTCCTGCATGCTCATTGGATAATACCTCAAGGCTTGGTAGCTGTTATCTATAAGAAGATTTTCAAAGCAAAAGAGAAAATACTGATTACTGCCCACGGTGGTGATTTGTATAGTTTAAAAAGCAATTTATTAGTGAAATTAAAATGTTGGGTTCTTAATAATGCAGATCATATAACCGTGGTGAGTAGTCCAATGCAAAGCTATTGTATAAACCAGCTAGGTATTGAAGCTAATAAACTATCAGTATTGCCAATGGGGGTGGATATAGCCGGGCGTTTTTCCATTAAGCAGCCAGTTTTACGTGCTAGCAATGCCATGATTTTTGTTGGCCGGCTGGTAGATAAGAAAGGTGTCGCAACTCTGTTGAAGGCATTGGCTGAGCTGGGCAGGGATGATTGGAGCCTCAAAATTATTGGTGATGGGCCGTTAATGCCTTTGCTTGTTGATTTATGTAGAAAATTAAACCTTGATACAAAGGTTGAATTTCTTGGGGCAGTTCACAATACACTGATAGCTGATTATTTATATGCGGCTGATATCGCAGTGATGCCATTTGAAATAGCTAACGATGGTGATCAGGAGGGCTTGGGTTTGACGACTGTAGAGGCGATGGCTTGTGGTTGCGCTGTTGTGGTTGCAGATTTACCTGTGGTGGCTGATGTCGTTACTGATGGCGTAGACGGATTGCTCTTTCAGTCTTCTAATCAAGCGAGTTTGCGACAAACGTTAAATAGATTGTTAGCTGATCAGGATTTAAAAGCTCGCTTACAAGCGGCTTCACGTGCTTCTGTTTTGGCGCGGTTTGATTGGCAGACTATAGGAAATCAATATGCTGATTTAATCGAGAATATGTGCCGTAAATAA
- a CDS encoding glycosyltransferase family 4 protein, with amino-acid sequence MRIICLSKRSPLSRDLWERPYGRFFNLAKGLAEAGHEVHLVLLNYKRQIEFTQQRDGIIWHSVNLLPNPLAYYSFVKTLAEEAHTDWLLGFSDTYFGICAVSVAGSVGARSLIDAYDNYESYIPWLKPLHWLWRRALKRASALTAAGPGLLDKISVDRPRDADNAQVIAMAADPMFCAGNKHAAREHLRLPKDKVLIGYCGSIFSSRGISVLFEAFHSLAARNPAVDFVLTGRKNLELNVPENTHWLGYLEDKSMVDVFRSLDVLVAVNEDSSFGNYSYPVKIYEALASGTPVLASATASTKYVLEDYPEALFAAGSSEALQQQLEAFITRPYSVQSKGSGWDEQVRCLESLLTKAN; translated from the coding sequence GTGAGAATTATCTGTTTGTCCAAGCGCAGCCCTCTGTCCCGTGATTTATGGGAACGTCCTTATGGTCGATTCTTTAATTTGGCCAAGGGTTTGGCCGAGGCGGGTCATGAAGTTCATTTAGTATTGCTTAATTACAAGCGACAAATTGAGTTTACGCAACAGCGTGACGGGATTATCTGGCACTCGGTCAATTTATTGCCGAACCCTCTTGCTTATTATTCTTTTGTTAAAACGCTTGCAGAAGAAGCTCATACGGATTGGCTGCTAGGCTTTTCCGATACCTATTTTGGTATTTGTGCTGTTAGTGTCGCGGGTAGTGTTGGCGCTCGTTCTTTAATAGATGCTTACGATAATTATGAAAGCTACATACCTTGGTTAAAACCATTGCATTGGCTTTGGCGGCGGGCGTTAAAACGTGCGTCTGCACTCACTGCCGCAGGCCCTGGTTTGCTAGATAAAATTTCAGTAGATCGACCACGTGATGCTGATAATGCACAAGTGATAGCGATGGCTGCGGACCCGATGTTTTGTGCTGGAAATAAGCATGCTGCGCGCGAGCACTTGCGGCTGCCTAAGGATAAAGTATTAATAGGGTATTGCGGCAGTATATTTTCCAGTCGAGGTATTAGCGTTTTATTTGAGGCTTTCCATTCGCTGGCCGCCAGGAACCCAGCGGTTGATTTTGTGTTAACTGGCAGAAAGAATCTTGAATTGAATGTGCCGGAAAATACACATTGGTTAGGTTATCTCGAAGACAAGAGTATGGTAGATGTGTTTCGCAGTTTAGATGTTCTGGTTGCAGTAAATGAAGATAGTAGCTTTGGTAATTACAGTTATCCGGTAAAGATTTATGAGGCTTTAGCCTCGGGTACGCCGGTGCTGGCAAGTGCGACAGCTTCCACGAAATATGTGCTGGAGGATTACCCTGAGGCATTATTTGCAGCAGGTAGTAGTGAAGCGTTGCAGCAGCAGCTAGAGGCTTTTATTACTCGGCCCTATTCTGTGCAGAGTAAAGGCTCTGGCTGGGATGAACAGGTGAGGTGTTTGGAGTCTTTGCTAACAAAAGCTAATTGA
- a CDS encoding glycosyltransferase: MLFGALSSTADERKGFSQLLTALNRLTLQADDVELLIVGATQPSEASEFSLPVHYLGTFNDELTMALVYSAADIFVAPSLQDNLPNTVMEAMACGTPCVAFNTGGFPDMIEHHHNGALAECFSAASLASEIAWTLEEATRSQLGEQARKSVEQKYSADAVVEQYLNLFESCVIDG, from the coding sequence TTGTTGTTTGGTGCATTATCGAGCACAGCGGATGAACGTAAAGGTTTTTCACAGCTTTTAACTGCCCTTAATCGTTTAACGCTTCAAGCTGATGATGTTGAATTATTAATTGTTGGTGCCACTCAGCCATCGGAGGCGAGTGAGTTTTCACTGCCTGTACATTATCTTGGGACTTTTAATGATGAACTGACCATGGCGCTGGTTTATTCCGCGGCAGATATCTTTGTAGCACCTTCATTACAAGATAATCTGCCGAATACAGTAATGGAGGCGATGGCCTGCGGTACGCCGTGTGTGGCTTTCAATACCGGTGGCTTCCCCGATATGATTGAGCATCATCATAATGGGGCTTTGGCAGAGTGTTTTTCTGCAGCGTCGTTGGCTAGCGAAATTGCTTGGACGCTTGAAGAAGCAACGCGTTCTCAATTGGGTGAGCAGGCAAGAAAAAGCGTAGAGCAAAAATATAGTGCTGATGCGGTTGTTGAACAGTATTTGAATCTGTTTGAAAGCTGTGTAATTGACGGTTAA
- a CDS encoding glycosyltransferase, which yields MKAVDLKVLVVSQADVHGGAARAAYRLHRALLQRGVQSQMLVAKKMSGDYSVLGPDSNPANTWADLRNYLSLPLHWLHDAVNRNLHSYNIFPSGLHKKINAMDVDVVNLHWINREMMSVAEIAKIHHPIVWTLHDMWAFCGAEHYDDLAQPERYKAGYPASQSHRGRFDLDRWVWQRKFKHWSKKPFNFVTPSVWLAQCVEQSALLRNHKVRSIPNCIDLELFRPIDKKLLEIY from the coding sequence ATGAAAGCAGTTGATTTAAAAGTTTTGGTGGTGTCACAGGCGGATGTTCATGGCGGGGCTGCTCGCGCTGCCTATCGTTTACACCGGGCTTTACTTCAGCGTGGTGTGCAATCCCAAATGCTGGTAGCTAAAAAAATGAGCGGTGATTATTCTGTACTGGGGCCCGATTCCAATCCTGCTAATACATGGGCAGATTTGAGGAATTATTTAAGTTTACCCCTGCACTGGTTGCATGATGCAGTTAATCGTAATTTACATTCCTACAATATTTTTCCTAGTGGTTTACATAAGAAAATTAATGCGATGGATGTGGATGTAGTCAACCTGCATTGGATCAACCGGGAAATGATGTCGGTTGCTGAAATAGCTAAAATTCACCACCCAATTGTCTGGACGTTGCATGATATGTGGGCTTTTTGTGGGGCTGAACATTATGATGACCTTGCCCAGCCAGAACGCTATAAGGCGGGATACCCGGCTTCCCAATCTCACCGGGGAAGATTTGACCTTGATCGCTGGGTTTGGCAACGTAAATTCAAACACTGGAGTAAAAAGCCGTTTAATTTTGTGACGCCCAGTGTGTGGCTAGCGCAGTGTGTAGAGCAGAGTGCTTTACTGCGTAATCATAAGGTGCGATCTATTCCTAACTGTATTGATCTTGAATTATTTCGACCCATCGATAAAAAATTGCTAGAAATCTATTAG